In Streptomyces dangxiongensis, one DNA window encodes the following:
- a CDS encoding DUF4232 domain-containing protein — MRVIPLTVTALTATLLLTACDGGGSDSRGSAGSACTIGGVSVQIGSASVAPAAGDSGEVPVSITNHSAPCTLDHFPGAVLKTATAQATVPALKGAKAQKLKLAKGDSASFTIGYVRGKDGDKNTLAARTVRISLPGSGTTRSFPWSYGPVAGRGDGGGPDASVSAFQQVGD; from the coding sequence ATGCGCGTCATTCCGCTCACCGTCACCGCCCTCACCGCCACCCTCCTGCTGACCGCCTGCGACGGCGGCGGGAGCGACAGCCGGGGCAGCGCCGGCTCGGCCTGCACGATCGGCGGGGTCTCCGTGCAGATCGGGTCGGCGAGCGTGGCCCCGGCGGCGGGAGACAGCGGCGAGGTCCCCGTCAGCATCACCAACCACAGCGCCCCCTGCACGCTGGACCACTTCCCGGGTGCCGTGCTGAAGACCGCCACCGCGCAGGCCACCGTGCCCGCGCTCAAGGGCGCGAAGGCGCAGAAGCTGAAGCTCGCCAAGGGCGACTCCGCGTCCTTCACGATCGGTTACGTGCGCGGCAAGGACGGCGACAAGAACACCCTGGCGGCCAGGACGGTACGGATCAGCCTGCCCGGATCCGGCACCACCCGGTCCTTCCCGTGGTCGTACGGCCCTGTGGCCGGCCGGGGCGACGGCGGCGGCCCGGACGCCTCCGTCAGCGCCTTCCAGCAGGTCGGCGACTGA